In Humulus lupulus chromosome 7, drHumLupu1.1, whole genome shotgun sequence, the following are encoded in one genomic region:
- the LOC133788881 gene encoding sister chromatid cohesion 1 protein 3, translating into MFYSHTFLARKGPLGTVWFAAHLQNKLKKSHYVATDIPSTVERIMFPEVPLALRMSGHLLLGIVRIYSKKVQFLYEDCNAVWTSLRKAFASLDLNLPEDARQAPVQAITLPDTFDLDAMDLDVEFNFDGAYDHHLKSHEEITITDYTNQIPIETEIYVTISFDEGIKYGSSSAVEIPPSDVEAQEHVIHQDKANDNDAVTGPSSQIGEQITSNGDNEIPSNSTRPDVQSYGLQDPGSIHHADMPTHSGDSSTKVSIEKGRDGVHVSPGIPPIFSSPVQPPSFDDVTKKKDIVPPATEDTAGSGGQISPLQQSSGPRASFASLQMPMNILEGSVSFAIQPTPSAQKPKVRARKRKQLYDEAPVLKNKFMKKALEDPSDLKRKRKNIPSSALHIWKLKNNLRKEQVFLEPSITGLCSDLCNIFNKDYMSSKLQCLEEACPDSVVASPGSAANAFPEPGLAHSPAPVPETATDSSPPNRNAEFQTPCNENAQEIEGSTHFAENDDGNIIPPPKVTTISKSDHVTASPSDTVNSTPFPAMETGRRVFSTPDFSVPSTHDESQLDTPDEYTGDQIGLEYPNLSDIPELNASDAEELWFLEADNSTPTGSQGTQGIDTLSIRTRAVAQFLKKQSPTTPISEDLFGDLSLNKLLQGKTRKLCARMFFETLVLKSNGLVDVQQEVPYGDIILKLTPEFSKAQI; encoded by the exons atGTTCTACTCGCATACGTTCTTGGCTCGGAAGGGACCGTTGGGAACGGTGTGGTTCGCTGCGCATTTGCAGAACAAGCTCAAGAAATCCCACTATGTCGCCACTGATATACCCTCCACTGTTG AACGAATCATGTTTCCCGAGGTCCCCCTTGCACTACGAATGTCAGGCCACCTTCTGTTGGGCATTGTTCGAATATACTCGAAGAAAGTCCAGTTTCTTTACGAGGATTGTAATGCTGTTTGGACTAGCTTGAGGAAGGCCTTTGCCTCTCTAGACCTTAATTTGCCAGAGGATGCAAGGCAGGCACCTGTTCAAGCCATCACTTTGCCCGACACGTTTGACCTCGACGCCATGGATTTGGATGTTGAATTTAACTTCGATGG GGCATATGACCATCATCTCAAGAGTCATGAAGAAATCACAATAACAGATTATACAA ATCAAATTCCAATCGAAACAGAGATTTATGTTACTATATCTTTTGATGAG GGTATCAAGTATGGTTCTTCATCCGCAGTGGAGATTCCTCCTTCCGATGTAGAAGCTCAAGAACA TGTTATCCATCAAGACAAAGCAAACGACAATGACGCTGTTACAGGTCCAAGCAGTCAGATTGGTGAACAAATTACCAGCAATGGTGACAATGAAATCCCTTCTAACTCTACTAGACCTGACGTTCAAAGCTATGGTTTGCAAGATCCTGGTTCAATTCATCATGCAGATATGCCGACTCATAGTGGTGACAGTTCCACTAAAGTTTCAATTGAAAAGGGGCGAGATGGTGTGCATGTTAGCCCAGGAATCCCTCCAATATTTTCAAGTCCTGTGCAACCACCATCTTTTGACGATGTAACGAAGAAGAAAGACATTGTTCCTCCTGCGACTGAAGATACTGCAGGTTCTGGAGGGCAGATTTCACCCTTGCAGCAAAGTTCAGGACCACGAGCATCGTTTGCTTCATTACAAATGCCAATGAATATTTTAGAAGGATCTGTTTCATTTG CAATTCAACCAACACCATCAGCTCAGAAACCAAAAGTTAGAGCAAGAAAAAGAAAACAGCTTTATGATGAAGCCCCAGTATTGAAAAATAA GTTTATGAAGAAGGCACTTGAAGATCCTAGTGATTTAAAGCGCAAAAGGAAGAACATTCCATCATCTGCTTTGCATATATGGAAGTTAAAAAACAATTTGAGAAAGGAACAGGTTTTCCTTGAGCCGTCCATTACTG GGTTGTGCTCTGATCTTTGTAATATTTTTAACAAGGACTACATGTCCTCAAAGCTTCAGTGTTTAGAGGAGGCTTGTCCAGATTCTGTGGTTGCATCTCCTGGTTCTGCAGCTAATGCTTTCCCTGAGCCTGGGCTTGCCCATTCTCCTGCTCCTGTTCCTGAAACTGCAACTGATTCTTCGCCACCAAATAGAAATGCAGAATTTCAAACTCCTTGTAATGAAAATGCACAGGAAATTGAAGGTTCTACTCATTTTGCAGAAAATGACGATGGCAATATTATTCCTCCACCTAAAGTGACTACAATATCTAAAAGTGATCATGTTACTGCTTCCCCGTCTGATACTGTAAATTCTACCCCATTCCCAGCGATGGAAACTGGAAGACGAGTATTTTCAACGCCAGATTTTTCAGTTCCATCCACACATGACGAGTCTCAGCTGGACACACCTGATGAATATACGGGGGATCAGATAGGTCTTGAATACCCTAATCTCTCGGATATACCTGAACTGAATGCTTCGGATGCAGAA GAGCTCTGGTTTCTGGAGGCGGACAATAGTACACCTACAG GTTCTCAAGGAACACAAGGAATTGACACCTTATCTATCAGAACTAG GGCTGTGGCACAGTTTTTAAAGAAACAATCACCTACCACCCCAATTTCAGAAGATCTATTTGGAGATCTCAGTTTGAACAAGCTGCTACAAGGGAAGACAAGAAAGCTATGTGCTCGAATGTTCTTTGAAACACTG GTGTTGAAGAGCAATGGTCTAGTAGATGTACAACAAGAAGTACCTTACGGTGATATCATCTTAAAGTTGACACCAGAATTTTCAAAGGCTCAAATCTAA